The stretch of DNA agcagttctcctgcctcagcctcccgagtagctgggattacaggcacctgccaccacgccgggctaatttttgtatttttagtagagatggggtttcaccatgttggccaggatggtctcgaactcctgacctcaggtgatttacccgccttggcctcccaaagtgctgggattacaggcgtgagccaccacgcccagccagctgTTTCATTATGTAGGAAATTGAAACTGCCTGTCTCCGCAAGAGCAGTCATGGGTCTTAAATACAGTGACGCGTCAGTAGCCCCTGGCATGGTGCCGGGTGTCTGTAGCATCACAGTAGCTGTTCTCAGCAGTCTGGAAGGCCCACGCCCTGATATTGTAAACGGACTGTGATTTATGACCGGGGGGTGTTTTCCTGGGGGTATGTGGGGAGGTTTTCATCAGTTTCTCAGGACTGAAGTTGGGGCTGCcctgtgggtggggctggggtcaGGTGGCCTCAAGGTCCTGCCACGTAGTCTGTTGTCCTCCATTAGCTGGACGGAGAGACTGCACTCTGTGTACgcaggagagattttttttttttgagacggagtctcgctctgtctcccaggctggagtgcagtggccggatctcagctcactgcaagctccgcctcccgggtttacgccattctcctgcctcagcctcccgagtagctgggactacaggcgcccgccacctcgcccggctagtttttgtatttttagtagagacggggtttcaccgtgttagccaggatggtctcgatctcctgaccttgtgatccgcccgtctcggcctcccaaagtgctgggattacaggcttgagccaccgcgtccggccaggAGAGatctttattgagcaccttctgtGTTCTCGACACCACTTACACACTTTAAACTAGGAAAGCAGAACTTTGGCCACTGGCCTCACTCTGTCAGTGTCCCTCTATTTTCCAGGGTGCTAGGAGGGCTGGGTACCGGCTCTGGGTCCGGGTGATCTCCAGGGAGCCACTGacccctctctgagcctgattTTTTAGCTGTACACTAAGGGAATCCCAACTCcctcaggctcagagagggtgaTTCACTGGGTTATTTACCGATTTGTGGACTTAACACATACTCAGAGGCCAAGCCCTGTGCTGGCTGCAGTGATGTTGAGATGGATCAGCCCTGCCTGGGAATTCAGTGAAGGAGGCACAGGGGTGAAAAAGGCCAGAGAAATGTGCCACAGTGGGGCGTACCGATGCTAGGAGGGGCAAGAACAGCTGAGGATGACTGAACCTGTGGGAATGAGGCAGGAACGACAGAGCAGGGCATGCCAGGCAGCAGGCACCATGTGCAAAGGCATGGCAGAGCAGAGCTTCTTGGGCCCTGGGGCACAGGCTGCCCAGCGCTTGGCCCTTGTCCAGCGGGGAAACGGAGTCCCTGTCTCCGCAGGCTCCATCTATGAGATCTCTGGGAATGAGTGCTGCCTTTCCACAGGGGACCTGATCAAGGTCACCCAGGTTCGCCTCCAGAAGGTGGTCTGTGAGAACCCGAGGACCAGCCAGACCATGGAGCTCCCCCGCAACTTCGAGGGTAAGGTgggcacctctgcctccccacgTGCCCCGGCACCCTCCTGGCCCATCTGCCAGCTGCTCGTGGGCTTGCCACGTCCAGCAGTCACTCCTTCCCCTCTGGGTTTGCTCCCAAGGCCCTCATATCCACCACAACCCAGCCTCAAGGGTGGGGATGTCCTCAGAGGGTCTGCAATGCCCTGGACTCAGAGAGGTTGCGCCCTCTCCCTCTCGGTCTCTGGTCACACCTGCCTCTGTTCCAAGCCCTGTCCAGGTGCCTGTCTCTGTGTTCACTCACACATTCACTCCCCAAACATTTGCAGACACCCATGTGTGCCAAGCTCTGTGTGGGGGACTGTGGGTGTGGGGCTCAGGATGAACCAGATGCCACCCTCTCCAGTGGGGAGCTTCCGGGATGACAGTGAGAGGAGGGCAACAGTAAAAGGAGACATAAGCTTTAGAGAGGGCTCTGAGCAAGAGTAACCTGCCTCAGGGTCTgtgagggcttcctggaggaggtggcatctgAACCAGAAGAAAGATCCCAGCCACAGGGAGTAGCATGTGCACATTTGGTGCTCAGGAGACCCCAAGGagctcaattattattttttatttttattttttggagatagagtctcgctctgtcacccaagctggaatgcagtggcgtgatctgggctcactgcaagctccgccttctgggttcacgtcattctcctggatcagcctcctgagtaggtgggactacaggcgcctgccacgacgcccagctaattttttttttttttttttttttgtatttttagtagagacagggtttcaccatgttaaccaggacggtctcgatctcctgacctcatgatctgcccgtttcagcctcccaaagtgctggggttataggcgtgagccactgcgcctggccagagcTCAATTATTTTAAGAGGCAAGTAGTGTGATGGGCCATGGCATGGACCCTGAAGCCAGCGGCCTGGAATTGAATCCCAGTGGCCTTGGGCAAGCTAGGCAAGTTCCTGGGACctctccgggcctcagtttcctcttctgtaatgAGGATGATTAGGCTTgctatgaggatgaaatgaaccGATATGTATGCAACACTTAGAAAGGGGCCTgggacaggctgggtgcggtgactggtggctcatgcttgtaatcccagctctttgggaggctgaggcaggtggatcacctgaggtcaggagttcaagaccagtccggccaacatggtgaaactccgtctctgctaaaaatacaaaaattagctaggtatggtggggggcacctataatcccagctattcaggaggctgaggcacgagaatcacttgaacctgggaggtggaggttgcagcctgggcaataaggcgagactccgtctcaacaaaaaagaaaaagtgggagGGGGGCACCTACAAAGCAGGCACACTCTGAGGACTGGCTGTTATGTGACTGCCTGCCCGACACCGGAGAGTGTGGCTTCTGGGTTGGGGCACGTTGTGTGGGGAGCCGCAGGAGCCACACCACCTGGGGGCTATGTGGTGTGCTGACACTGTTCTTTATTTTGAAGGCACTGAAGAGCcaatgaggtttttttgtttcttgtttttagtagagacagggtcttgctatgttctccagcctggtctcaaactcttgggttcatgcgatcctcctgcctcgacctcccaaagtgttgggattacaggtgtgagtcaccatgtctggccccaATGATGTTTTTAATATGGAAGtgatgtgttttatattttgagttttttccttttcttttgaaataattttaaacttatagAACTAGAATTTGCTAGAACTCCTGTACATCCTTTATCcagattcattaattttttttttgagacagagtcttggtctgtcacctaggctggagtgcagtggtgcaatcacggctcactacaacctctgcctccctggctcaagcgatcctcccacttcagcttcctgagtagctgggattataggcctgggccaccacgctcagccaattttttgtttgtatttttatttttttgagacttgctctgttgcccaggctggagtgcagtggcatgatctcagctcactgcaacctccatctcctgggctcaagcaatcctcctgcctcagcttcccaagtagctgggactacaggtctgtgccaccacacccagctcattttgttgttgttgttgtttgtggtttttttttgagatggagtctcgctgtgtcacccaggctggagtgcagtggcatgatctcggctcactgcaacctccaccttccaggttcaagcgattctgctgcctcagcctccgagtagctgggattacaggcatgcgccaccacacccagctcattgttttgtatttttagagtagagacagggtttcaccatattggccaggctggtctcaattcctgaccttgtgatccgcctgccttggcctcctaaagtgctgggattacaggccgggcgtggtggctcacgcctgtaattgcagcactttgggaggccgagatgggcggatcacgaggtcaggagatcgagatgtctctactaaaaatacaaaaaattggccgggcatggtggcgggcgcctgtggtcccagctgcttgagaggctgaggcaggagaatggcgtgaacccgggaagtggaacttgcagtgagccgagatcatgccactgcgctctagcctgggcaacggagcaagacacggtctcaaaaaaaaaaaaaaaaaaaaaaaaaaatggtgctgggattacaggtgtgagccacggcgcccagcatttttttcatatttttggtagagacagtttcaccgtATTCCctagggtggtctccaactcctgagctcaagtgatctgcccgcctcagcctcccaagtgctgggattactggtgtgagccaacgtgcctggccaatttttaaattttttgtagagatgaggtctcattatattgcccaagctggtctggaactcctgggttcaagcagttctcctgcctcagcctcccaacgtgttgggatcataggtgtgagccagtgtacCTGGCCAAAAACAGCCTCAGGTTTCCGTTTTTCTTCATCAAGTGTTAAACATTTGTTACGTGTGTTTCTCTCCCtccacacatacacccacacatatGAATGTAttactatatgtgtatatatggatatgttttttctgaaccatttaaGAGTAAATTGCAGACATGATCCCTTTTACATCTATATATTACCCCTAAATATTATAGTATCCCCCCAAAACAAGGACATTCATTCACATGGTTCAAtgatcaaattcaggaaatttaatTTTGGTACAGTACTGCTGCCTAATCCACAGTCTATATTTGAATTCCAGCAACTATCTTCATAATATGCTTTATAGCAGTTTTTCCCCTCAATCCACAGTCTAGTCCTAGATCACACATCATATTCAATTGTCCTGTTTCTTCATTCTCCTTCAGACTGGAGCAGTTCCTCTGCCTTTGTCTTGATGTTGACATTCTGAAGCATCTAGAGCAGTACTTGTGTAGAATATCCCTCAGTCCTGGCTTGTGCGGCGTTTCCTCGATTAGCTTCAGGTTGTGGGTTTGGGGCAGGAAAAATCTGCTTCCCCAAAGAGGTATCATGTCTGGAAGCGAGGTATTTAGGCCAGCTGGTGGTGGAATGAGtgggggctggaggaagggggTAAGGGGGCAGTTGGGCAGTCAGTAGTGGCAGCCAGGATGCAGGGGTAAAGTGGGTGGTCTGAGGTGGCTCTGGCCAGCAGCTCCTGGGATGTTAGTTTGGGAGAGAGGGACGGTAGGTTTTGGATGCGTGAGATCGGAGCTATGGGGAGGCCTCTGGAGGAAAGGCTAAGATGGCAGTTAGAGGCAGGTGGGGTCAGGAGCTAGGAGAGTGTGGAAGTCTAGTGTGTCTGTCAGGGAATGTGTCCCTCTTTCATTCTCTGTGTCTCTGGTGACAAGTCTCTCTCGGTCCCTACTTCCTGTCTCTCCCTGTCCCTTCATGCATCGCCACTTTCTTGCCCTGTGTCCCTCAGCCTTGCAGCCCAGATGTCCAGATGCAAATCCCTTATTGACACCTGTTCCCGGGGGATTCTGGCTGGGTCATCTGCAGGGCCAGACTGGGGTCCGGACTTGGCAAGGGCCTGCCCCACTCTGACACCCCACAATGACCCACCTGCTCTCTGCTGTCCCCCACAGGCTACTTCACTCCCCTCAACACCCCACAGAGCTACGAAACCCTGGAGGAGCTGGTCTCGGCCACAACTCAGAGCTCCAAGCAGCTGCCCACTTGCTTCATGTCGACCCACAGGATTGTCACCGAGGGCACGGTGGTGACTAAGGACCAGCTCCTCATGCTTGAGGCTGTGGTGATGCACCTCGGGATCCGCTGTGCCCGCTGTGTCCTGGGCGTGGAGGGTCAACAGGTCATCCTGCACCTGCCCCTATCCCAGAAGGGGCCCTTCCGGAAATGGGAGTCCAGTACCCCTCGAACTCTGCTCCAGGTCCTGCAGGATCCAGCCTTGAAGGACCTCGTCCTcacctgccccaccctgccctggCATTCCCTGATCCTGCGGCCCCAGTATGAGATCCAAGCCATCATGCACAGTGAGTTGGCTGGGCAGGTGGATGGGGGCTGctgggggagagaaagaggggtGCCCCCGGGAGCTGCTCTGATGGAagacacccccaccccatccctgagGATCAGCTGGAAATTCAGGTTGCTTCCTCTGTATTACACtgaagttattctttttttttgagatggagtttcgttcttgttgaccaagctggagtgcaatggtgcgatctcggcttaccgcaacctccgcctccccggttcaagtgattctcctgactcagcctcccgagtagctgggatttacaggcatgcaccaccacacccagctaattttttgtatttttagtagaaacggagtgtcaccatgttagctggtctcgaactcctgacctcaggtgatccacccgccttggcctcccaaagtgctgggattacaggtgtaagccactgtgcctggccagttattCTTATTGATGCTCAAATTATCTctgctgggccaggcacagtggctcacgcatgtaataccagcactttagaggatcgcttgatctcaggtgttccagaccagactaggcaacatagcaagatccccatctctacaaagaattttttaaaaaattagctaggcatagtgctTGTAGtagtagctactcgggaggctgaggcaagaggatcacttgagcccaagagttcaaggttgtggtgagctatgatcacactgctgtactccagcctgggcaacagggtgagacctcatctctttcttttttttctgaagcagaatcttgtctgtcactcaggctggagtacaatggttgatctcagctcactgcaacctccatctcctgggttcaagcgattctgctgcctcagcctccctccctgccaccatgccaggataattcttttgtatttttagtagagacggggtttcgccatattggccaggctggtctggagctcctgacctcaggtgatccacctacctcagcctcccaaagtgccgggattacaggcgtgagctaccgagCACAgcctaaaaaaaataattttaaaatttgtttttcttttttcttaatacttggaggaagaaaaaataaaaaaaataattttttaaaaaaggatggggccaggtgcggtggctcacgcctgtaatccgagcactttgggaggccgaggcgggcagatcacgaggtcaggagattgagaccatcctggctaacaccatgaaatcccatctctactaaaaacacaaaaaagttagctgggtgtggtggtgggcacctgtagtcccagctactcaggaggctgaagcaggagaatggtgtgaaccctgggggtggagcttgcagtgagccaagatcgcatcactgcactctagcccgggcgacagagcgagactccgtctcaaaaaaaaaaaaaaaaaaaaaaaaagaaggttgaaGGGAAAGCATGTGTGGGAATGTGGCGTAAATTGGAAGATTCTGATTGGAAATAAAAGTTGGCAGtggggaccaggcatggtggctcacgcctgtaatcccaacactttgggaggctgaggcgggaggatcacctgaggacaggagatcgagaccaacctggccaacatggtgaaaccccatctctgctaaaactacaaaaattagctgggcatggtggtgggcgcctgtaatcccagctactcgggaggctgaggtgggagaattgcttgaatctgggaggcggaggttgcagtgagccgagattgtgccattgcactccagcccgtgcaacaagagtgaaactccatatcgagcgaaactccatctcaaaaataaataaataaataaataaataaatacataaataaataaataaaataaaaagaaagaaaagacggCAGTGGGAAGGAGGCCAGCCGGCCCAGCCGATGCTCTATGCCTGGGGTGGGGGCCACTCCTGGGGTGGCATGCAGTGCCACTGAGCTGCCCCTCTCCACAGTGCGCAGGACCATTGTCAAGATCCCTTCCACCCTGGAGGTCGACGTGGAGGACGTCACCGCCTCCTCCCAGCACGTCCACTTCATCAAACCGCTGCTGCTGAGCGAGGTCCTGGCCCAGCAAGGCCCTTTCCCCCTGTCCACGGAGATCCTGGAGGTTCCTGAGCGCCGTCCCATCTTCCTCAGTCCGTGGCTGGGCTCCTTGCAGAAAGGCCAGAGGCTTTGCATCTATGGCCTAGCCTCACCACCCTGGCgggtcctggcctcaagcaagggCCGCAAGGTGCCCAGGCACTTCCTGGTGTCAGGGGCCTACCAGGGCAAGCTGCGGCGGCGGCCAAGGGAGTTCCCCACGGCCTATGACCTCCTAGGTGCTTTCCAGCCAGGCCGGCCACTCCGGGTGGTGGCCACTAAGGACTGTGAGGGTGAGAGGGAGGAGAATCCTGAGTTCACGTCCCTGGCTGTGGGTGACCGGCTGGAGGTGCTGGGGCCTGGTCAGGCCCATGGGGCCCAGGGCAATGACATGGACGTCTTGGTTTGCCAGCGGCTGAGTGACCAGgctggggaggatgaggaggaagagtgtgaagaggaggcagagagcCCAGAGCGGGTCCTGCTGCCCCTCCACTTCCCTGGCAGCTTCGTGGAGGAGATGAGTGACAGTCGGCGCTACAGCCTGGCGGATCTGACTGCCCAGTTCTCACTGCCTTGTGAGGTCAAGGTGGTAGCCAAGGACAGTAGCCATCCCACTGACCCTCTGACCTCCCTCCTGGGCCTGCGGCTGGAGGAGAAGATCACAGAGCCATTCTTGGTGGTGAGCCTGGACTCTGAGCCTGGGATGTGCTTTGAGATCCCTCCCCGGTGGCTGGACCTGACTGTCGTGGAGGCCAAGGGGCAGCCAGACTGGCCAGGGGGGTCTCTCCCCATAGCCACAGTGGAGGAGCTGACAGACACCTTCTATTATCGTCTTCGGAAGTTACCAGCCTGTGAGATCCAAGCCCCCCCACCCAGGCCCCCTAAAAGTCAGGGCCTCAGCAAGCAGAGGAGACACAGCACCCAGGAAGGAGGCGTCAAGGTACCAGTATAATCCCAGAGGGCAGGGAGGGTCACCTATTGGGATCACTGCTTTGTCACACCTGTCATGTTTCTCTTGCAAATGTGTAAACTTGTAGTTTATAAACTTGCACACTTTGCACCCATTATTCTCATTCCACCTCACAATTAATCCCGAGGCTGGCGTGATTATCAGTATCTTACGATTGAGAAAACGAGGACTCAGAGACCCTGAGACTCGACCAGGGTCCCTGTTAATAAGTGGGAGGACTGAACTTGGCCACGGACAGTCCAATTCCAAGTTCACGGTGCTTTCCTCTCTCCACTACTGCTGCCTTCACTTCCTAGTTCGAGCCTCATCATTTTTCTCCTAAACTGCTTCAGCAGCCTCTTAAAGCTGTCAGAAAGGTCTCCTAACTCCTTTCTTAGTCACTGATGGGCCACAGCTCCATCTTCTGGAACCTTCTGTGGCTGCCCATCATCGTGGGATGATGCAAACCCCTTAACATGGCATCCAGGGTCCTTTATAAGCTGACTTGTCGCATCGCCCCGACCCATCTTCCTCCACTCCCTCTGCTGTCCACGCTCCAGCGAGAGAAGTGCCCGCAGCTCCCTCATGGCACTGGGACTCCTGCTTCACAGCCCTACACCCGGGCCTGCTGCCAGCAGTGTTCTTCCTCCTTCAGGCTCACAGGCAAGGCAGGACTCGATTTCCCACTCAGCAGCGGTGGTCCTGCCTCCTCTTCTGTACTCCCACTGCACACTCTATGTAGCTCAGGACACATTTTTAGTGAGTCCTACCTGAGTCTCTGACTGGAAAGAGTTCTGTGGGGGCAGGGACCTTACCTGCTTCAAGGCCAGAGAGTACCTGCTGAACGGGGCCAAAGAGAATCACAGATGAGCGGGaaagagccaggcatggggtCAGAAAGACTAAGTGTATATTCCAGTTCACTTACTCTGTGCCTGTGCTGGGTACTCCTCCGAGCGTCCTTTTTCTCACCAGTAGACCTGTGATAGATATCCTCTGTAGCTGCTGTTGTGCTAGCTGCTTTCTGTGACTTGCTTACTCTGTGGCAGGCCCCTGATACGCTTTGTCCCAACCAATTCTCACAGTGCTTCTGAGTTACACACCGGTGTCTTGCTTCACAGTTGAGAAGgtgagaggcacagagaggtaaagtaGTTTACCTGAAatcacacagccagcaagtggcagggccagggctTGCAGTTGGGTCTGACCACACAGCCTGAGCTTCTAACTACTGTGGTCTGCTGAGAACGGGAGGGGATGAGACAGATCACACGTCCTTTACTATCACCAGCTCTTGTTTTGGGATCTTCGGTGACTGTATTTAGTCATGTGTGGTAGGCAGCAGGTGGCAGTGGAAGTTACAAGATGACTCCTGAGTGGTCTCAGCCCCAGAAGAGGCTTTTATCTGTGGGGTGAGCATGGGAAGTCATTTTCTGACAATGGCTGGACTGAGACATCCGAAACACAGGCCTTGTGCCAGTGCTGAAAAGGGTACTTTCCAAAACCGACAGACCTCAGCCCGTGTCTTGGCTCCCGATGGAGGACTCTGGGCCCGGTCACTGCTGTCACCCTGGAACAGcttttcccctctgtgtgtcAAAATCTTGGTGCTGATCAGGGAGCTGTGCCACATGCTCTGTAAAGCATGGTGTGGTGCCAAGACCGCTGCCTTTACAGGTCACAGGCGTGGCCCTGAGTCCAAACCTTGGCCCTGCTGTGGATCCCCGTGTGACCTTTGACAAGGCACACTTTCTCTCCTACATAAACTGGGAATTGAAACCATTCAGAGGGTGACTTGAGGATGAAAGGGCAGACGTCACGCAGCATCTGGCACATGGGGAGCGCAGTGGAAGTCCTCTTCCTTCTGGGCCTCCTCAGCTCAGGCACTGTCATGAGGACTTGCGGCTGCTTTCTTAAGGTATCCCCACTTTGCTTTCTTCCCCTTCAGCAAGAGAATTAAAGGACAATGACCGAATTCCTAAGTGGGGAATCCCAGCCCCCAACCCTATCCTCATTTTCTACCCTGATCCCTTTCTCCCTTGCCAGAGAATATTTCATATGTGTGTAGCAAAAACACCAGGGTCTTGAGAGGTCATAGCCTGAAAAGGAAgtagagagagaagcagaggaagtGACACTTAATTTAACGTAAATGACCGTTTTTCATGGACTCTGCTTCCCCATTTCTTGAGACCCTGCTGATTTCTGCTTTTTCCCCCAAAGTCTTCTCAACTCTTAGGATTGCAGCAACACACTCTGCTGCCCAAACCCAAGGCGAAGACCTTGCCAGAGTTCACCAAGGATGGCTCCAGTATGTACAGCAAGATTCCTGCCCACAGGAAGGGCCACAGGCCTGCTAAGCCCCAAAGGCAGGATCCAGGTGAGTCCCTGTGGGCGCTGCTCACCCTTGTCCTTGTGTTTCCCCTCCCTACCTTGCTGCTTCCTTTACCTCTGACGGCCCTGCCCGGGGACAGACCCTTCTATGGTCCCAGTTTG from Rhinopithecus roxellana isolate Shanxi Qingling chromosome 12, ASM756505v1, whole genome shotgun sequence encodes:
- the THEMIS2 gene encoding protein THEMIS2 isoform X1, with product MEPVPLQDFVRALDPETLPRVLRVCSGVYFEGSIYEISGNECCLSTGDLIKVTQVRLQKVVCENPRTSQTMELPRNFEGYFTPLNTPQSYETLEELVSATTQSSKQLPTCFMSTHRIVTEGTVVTKDQLLMLEAVVMHLGIRCARCVLGVEGQQVILHLPLSQKGPFRKWESSTPRTLLQVLQDPALKDLVLTCPTLPWHSLILRPQYEIQAIMHMRRTIVKIPSTLEVDVEDVTASSQHVHFIKPLLLSEVLAQQGPFPLSTEILEVPERRPIFLSPWLGSLQKGQRLCIYGLASPPWRVLASSKGRKVPRHFLVSGAYQGKLRRRPREFPTAYDLLGAFQPGRPLRVVATKDCEGEREENPEFTSLAVGDRLEVLGPGQAHGAQGNDMDVLVCQRLSDQAGEDEEEECEEEAESPERVLLPLHFPGSFVEEMSDSRRYSLADLTAQFSLPCEVKVVAKDSSHPTDPLTSLLGLRLEEKITEPFLVVSLDSEPGMCFEIPPRWLDLTVVEAKGQPDWPGGSLPIATVEELTDTFYYRLRKLPACEIQAPPPRPPKSQGLSKQRRHSTQEGGVKSSQLLGLQQHTLLPKPKAKTLPEFTKDGSSMYSKIPAHRKGHRPAKPQRQDPDDDKHDYEEILEHFQKTI
- the THEMIS2 gene encoding protein THEMIS2 isoform X2; translation: MEPVPLQDFVRALDPETLPRVLRVCSGVYFEGSIYEISGNECCLSTGDLIKVTQVRLQKVVCENPRTSQTMELPRNFEGYFTPLNTPQSYETLEELVSATTQSSKQLPTCFMSTHRIVTEGTVVTKDQLLMLEAVVMHLGIRCARCVLGVEGQQVILHLPLSQKGPFRKWESSTPRTLLQVLQDPALKDLVLTCPTLPWHSLILRPQYEIQAIMHMRRTIVKIPSTLEVDVEDVTASSQHVHFIKPLLLSEVLAQQGPFPLSTEILEVPERRPIFLSPWLGSLQKGQRLCIYGLASPPWRVLASSKGRKVPRHFLVSGAYQGKLRRRPREFPTAYDLLGAFQPGRPLRVVATKDCEGEREENPEFTSLAVGDRLEVLGPGQAHGAQGNDMDVLVCQRLSDQAGEDEEEECEEEAESPERVLLPLHFPGSFVEEMSDSRRYSLADLTAQFSLPCEVKVVAKDSSHPTDPLTSLLGLRLEEKITEPFLVVSLDSEPGMCFEIPPRWLDLTVVEAKGQPDWPGGSLPIATVEELTDTFYYRLRKLPACEIQAPPPRPPKSQGLSKQRRHSTQEGGVKSSQLLGLQQHTLLPKPKAKTLPEFTKDGSSMYSKIPAHRKGHRPAKPQRQDPG
- the THEMIS2 gene encoding protein THEMIS2 isoform X3, with the protein product MEPVPLQDFVRALDPETLPRVLRVCSGVYFEGYFTPLNTPQSYETLEELVSATTQSSKQLPTCFMSTHRIVTEGTVVTKDQLLMLEAVVMHLGIRCARCVLGVEGQQVILHLPLSQKGPFRKWESSTPRTLLQVLQDPALKDLVLTCPTLPWHSLILRPQYEIQAIMHMRRTIVKIPSTLEVDVEDVTASSQHVHFIKPLLLSEVLAQQGPFPLSTEILEVPERRPIFLSPWLGSLQKGQRLCIYGLASPPWRVLASSKGRKVPRHFLVSGAYQGKLRRRPREFPTAYDLLGAFQPGRPLRVVATKDCEGEREENPEFTSLAVGDRLEVLGPGQAHGAQGNDMDVLVCQRLSDQAGEDEEEECEEEAESPERVLLPLHFPGSFVEEMSDSRRYSLADLTAQFSLPCEVKVVAKDSSHPTDPLTSLLGLRLEEKITEPFLVVSLDSEPGMCFEIPPRWLDLTVVEAKGQPDWPGGSLPIATVEELTDTFYYRLRKLPACEIQAPPPRPPKSQGLSKQRRHSTQEGGVKSSQLLGLQQHTLLPKPKAKTLPEFTKDGSSMYSKIPAHRKGHRPAKPQRQDPDDDKHDYEEILEHFQKTI